The Corynebacterium marinum DSM 44953 genome contains the following window.
CTGCTCACCCTGCTCCTGACCTGGCTCTACCGCAGCCCGCAGGCGTACTTCTGGACCATTCCCGGCACGGTGCTCGCCGGAGACGCGTTGACGCACCTGAGCTTCGGCGAGGTAATCGGGGCTTACCTGGCCACCGGCGTCCTGGTGTTCCTCCTGGGGTGGACGGGGCTCATCGGGCGGATCATGGCCATCCTGCCGCCGACGATCGTCATGGCCATGGTCGCCGGCATTTTCCTGCGCTTCGGCCTCGACCTGATCACCGCGGCCACCGGCGACCCCCTCATCGCCCTCCCGATGATCATCGTCTTCGTCGCCCTCGGGATCGTCCCGAGAGTGGCAGCGGTGGCACCGCCGGTGGCGGTGGCCGCGGTGGTGGGCACGGCCGTCGCTCTGGCCGCGGGCCGCCTGGGCTCCGGGATCCTCGACGACGGGCTCGTCGCCGCCCCGGTGTTCACGGCCCCCGAGTTCTCCACCGGCGCCATGATCGAGCTGGTGATTCCGTTGGCGATCACCGTGGTCATCGTCCAGAACGGGCAGGGCGTGGCCGTGCTGCGGGCCGCCGGGCACCGGCCGGGCGTCAACCTCGCCGCGGCGGCCAGCGGTCTCGTCTCCATCCCGATGGCGCTCATCGGCAACGTCACCACCTGTCTCACAGGCCCGACCAACGCGCTCATCACCTCCGGGCCGCGCAGCGAGCGGCACTACGCGGCCGCGATGGTCACCGCCCTCGGCGCCGTCGCCGTGGGGCTGTTCTCACCCGCCTTCGTGGGCTTCATGCTCGCCATGCCGGCGTCCTTCGTCGCCGCACTCGCGGGCATCGCCATGCTCACCCCGCTGAAGAACGCCTTCCTCGCCGGATTCTCGGGGCCGTTCTCGACCGGCGCCCTGGTGTGTTTCCTGGTCACCGTCTCCGAGATCACCCTGCTGGGCATCACCGCACCTTTCTGGGGGATCCTCTTCGGCTGCGTGACCGCCTGGCTGATGGACCCGAAGCCCGCCGGCACGAAGAGGTCGCAGACCGTCAGCGCTGAAACCCGCGCGGAGGACGCCCCCCGCGCCGACGTCCGCCGTTAGAGCACGCCCTGTTCGCGGGCGGCGGCCACCGCGGAGGTGCGCGAGCGGACTCCGAGTTTGTCGTAGATGTGCACCAGGTGGGACTTCACCGTCGCCTCCGAGAGCATGAGCTCATGTCCGATCTCCCGGTTCGAGGAGCCGGCAGCGACGAGGGTGAGCACCTCCAGTTCTCGGGGGGTCAGCGATGTGCGCGGGGTACGCACCCTGGTCATCAACCGGTCGGCGACGACCGGCGAGAGCGCCGAGTCCCCCTCCGCGGCGGAACGCACGGCGGCCAGGAGCTCGGCGGGCGGGGCGTCCTTGAGCATGTACCCGACCGCGCCGGCCTCGATGGCGCCCAGGATATCGGCGTCCGTGTCGTAATTGGTCACCACGAGAACCTGCGGCGGGTTGGTCATGGTGGCCCTGATCCGGGCGGTGGCCTCTGCCCCGGTGGCCACCCGGGTGCCTTCCACCCCGGGTCCGAACCGCAGGTCCATCAGCATGACGTCGATTCCGCCGGCCTGCGCGGCCGAGATGGCGGCGTCGGCGGTCGCGACCTCGCCGACGACCTCGATGTCCTCCGCCTCCTCGAGGACGGCGCGCAGTCCCATACGGACGATCTCGTGGTCGTCGGCCAGCAACACTCGAATCATGACGGCATCATGTCCCTTCCGGTCAGATCCCCGAACTTGGGTCGGCTTCGAGTGTAGCCCCCGGCGCGGCGCCCACCGGCAGGGGGATTGCCACCGACACCGCGGTGCCGTAGCCGGGGGAGGACTCCACCTCGAGGCTTCCGCCCTGTTCAGCGGCCCGCTGGCGGATGGCGTCCAGACCTATGTGACCGAGCCCGGCGGGGCGCTGCTCCACTTCCGAGGGGTCGAAGCCGCTCCCGTTGTCGACGACGTCGAGACGCACCTCGTCCGGTTCGTAGGTCACCGTCACCCGGCAGCGGGTCGCCCCGGCGTGCTTGGCGACATTACCCACCGCCCCCTGCGCAATCCGCAGCAGCGCCGCCTCGGTGCGCATGGGCAGCTGACGCCCGTCGCCTTCCACTCCGACCTCGATGGTGAGCTCCCCCGCCGCGGCGAAACCCGAGGCCATCCGCTCGAGTGCCCCCTGCAGTGACGTCTCCGACAACGACGCCGGCTGCAGGGCCGCGATCATCGCACGGGCCTCTCCCAGATTGTCCCGGGCCGTGGTCCTGGCGAGGGAGATGAATCGGTTGGGCCCGGCCAGCTGCTGCTCCGTCAGGCCGAGGTTCTGGAGGTCGCGTTCAGCGGAGTGGAGAAGCATCTGGATGCTCGACAGCCCCTGCGCGACCGTGTCGTGGATCTCGTGGGCCAGGCGCTGGCGTTCCTCCGCGACGCCGGCGGCCCGCTCGGTCTCCGCGAGCTGTGTGCGTGTGGCGATGAGCTGCGCGATCAGCTCCTCGCGCTCGCGACTGATGCGCACCAGCGTACGGAAGGCGTAGTGGATGGCCAGCACCACCGCCGCGGACACCGCCGGCCCCATGACACCGCCCATCGTCAGGCCCGTCGGCGCCTGGGTGAGCACGGAGGCCGCCGTCGCCGCGAGGACCGCGACGACGCCGCGGACGTCGTCCATCACCCGCAGATAGAGGAAGAACAGGGGGAACAGGAGGTAGATGCTCACCGGGGAGACGACCATCGCCAGCACCCACAGCAGCGTCAGCGCCGCCAACCACGCCAGGCTGGTGCGCTCCCGCCACGCCGGTTGCAGGGTGGTGCCGTAGAAGTACAGCACCGCGAAACCGGAGCAGAGCAGCAGGTTGAGCGCCGCCTCGCCGAACGGCAGGTTCACCGAGGACACCAGCGCGGCGATGAGCAGCGTGGTGGTGAGGATGTGGACTCCGTCGTTGAGCGCGTCCTCATCGGGTGCCTGGGTGCGCCGAAGCTTCTCGACGCCCGCCCGGGGATCTAGGCTGGTCTCCATGCGTCTGAGCCTACCGAGCGTTCCCGTCGCCACCACCGCCGTCGCCGCCGTGACCGTCGTCGCCGCCTCTCTGCTGGCCGGTTGCGCGCCCTCCGCGGAGGAAGCCACCCCGGCGGCTGCCGGGACCGGGGATCCCTCGCAGCCCAGCGTCGTGGCGGCAGATTCCGGCCTGCCCTTCGATGCTATGCCCGAGGTTCCGGGCGGCCGGGAGAGCTGGGAGGAGTGCCCCTACCTGGACACCGGTTGGGTGTCCGACACCAACGGGCAGCGCACCCTGGGAGTCGGGGTGGACGCCCGTTTCGACACCCCGGCCTGCGTCTTCTGGTCCTACCCCGAGGAGCCGCACCTGACGGTCATCGTCCGCGACATGCCGGACGTGGACGCCGCGATCGCGGTGGTCGACTGGGCCGCCCCCATCGACACCACCGAGCCCGCCGAGGAGCCCGCGGGGTGGTCCGGGGGCCGGGCCGGCGCGGGCATGGTTCCCGAGCGGCAGGGCGCGCTGTACGCGGTGCAGAAGGGCGACCGGGCGGTCGTGGTATTCAGCAACCAGGACCAGTCGCTCAAGGCGGAGCAGGTGGCCAAGGAGGCCATCGCCCGGCTGGGCCTCTAGACGGCCACGTCGTTGTAGGGCATCAGCGTGGAGACCCAGGGGAAGGCCACTTCCATGAGCAGCAGGAACACCGCGGCCAGAAGAATGAGAAGCAGCAGCAGCTTCACCGGCCAGGGGCCCGGGAGGGCCCGCCACAAAGGTCCGTACATCTAGTTCTCCTCCAGTAGCACTGCCGGGATCTCCCCGGCGATCTTCGGGGTCGACTCGACCTCCATGGCATGGACGATCATGCGTTCCGCGTTGGAGAACTGCGGGTGGCACGTGGTCAGCGTGACCAGGCTCTCCATCTCCGGGGTGGGCGCGAACGCGGACTCGCCCGGAACCGGGTTGATCACCTCGACGTCCCCCGGGAGGGTGATCGTCCTGCCCTGCACCCCCGCGTACTCGCCGCCGGACACCCGTTCCACCTGTTCCGGGCTCAGGCACCCGGTGGCCTCCGCCCGGCGGGCGTCGCCCTCGACATCGATGGGCAGCACCCGGTAGGTGATCCACTCGGACTGCGTCTCAACGACGATCGCGTCGCACACCTGCAGGTTGCCCAGGTCGTTGAAGGGCGCACCCTTGCCCACGCGGTGACCGGCGACGGCGAAATTGCCCGCCTGGCCCGGCATCTGGGATTCGGTGTAGCGGCCCGGGCCGGCCAGGAGATCCTCGTCGGAGGTGCCCTCGACGACGGCGAACTGGAAGTCCGAGCCGAAGGCGGGGATATGGATCCGGGCGAAGGCCTCGCCGAGCTCCGGCGTCAACCGCTGGCGCGGGTTCACCCGTTCGCCCTCCTCGCCCCCGCCCCATTTCTCCTCCAGGGCGCTCGACTTCTCGTCCTGGAGCCTGCCGGAGGAGATGTTGGTCCAGTAGGACTCGTAGAAGGCGAAGAGCAGGATGACCGCACCCACCGTGAGCAGTAACTCACCGAGGACCTGGGTGACGCTCATGCGCCTGCGCCCTGCTGGATCTCGTTGACTCATGCGGGAAAAACTCCTGGGAACGCTACGATCGACTGGGGCTGAATCAGTTTAACCCTGTTCGCACGTCTCCTGAAGGTTGGTGGATCCCACCGTGCTTGAACCGTTCATCTATCCGGTCTCCGGAGTCCTGAAGCTCTGGCACGTCCTGATGCACTCGATGCTGGGGATGAATGACTCCACCGCGTGGCTGGTGTCGCTCTTCGGACTGGTGCTCACGGTGCGCATTCTGCTCATCCCCCTCTTCTGGGCCATGGCGAAATCCGCACGCACCGGTGTCGCCATGCGGCCGGAGAAGGCGGCCCTCAAGCAGGAGTACGCCGCCCGGACCGACCGGGAATCCGTCCTCGAGTTCGAACGCAAATCGAAGGAACTGCAGGAACGCTACGGCTACAAGGTCTCCGCGGGCTGCCTTCCGGCCTTGATCCAAATCCCGGTGTTCCTCGGTCTGTACCAGGTGCTCCTGCGCATGGCCCGCCCTTCGGCGGGCCTCGAGGTCGAGCCTGGCACGCGGATCGGCTTTCTCAACGCCGCCGAGATCCAGGCTTTCCAGCGTTCCTCGGTCAACGACATCCCGCTGCCGGCCTATGTGGCGATGCCGGAGGAGACCCTCGCCCGCCTCGGCACCACCAGCGCCGACGTCCGCAGCTTCATCCTGCCCTTCCTCCTGGCAGCGGTTGTCTTCACCACGGGCAACATGCTCATGTCGATCGCCCGCAACACAAAGACGATGGACTGGGACTCCGGAATGTCCCGGGGCATGAACAGGTTCCTTCTGCTGCTCACCGTGTTCATCCCGGTTCTGTTGATCACTCTCGCCCTGACCGGGCCGCTGCCGGTGGCGATCATCCTCTACTGGTTCGCCAACAACCTGTGGACCCTCGCCCAGTCCCTCATCCTCTACCCCCTCGTCCACCGGAAGGTTCCCCTCCACGCATCCTTCGAGGAGTTCTCGCAGGAACGCCGTGCGGCCGCGCTGGCGGCGGACCGGGAGAAGAGGGCACGGAAGTGGGACGTGCGGCGCCGGAAAGCGGTCGGCGCGGTGAAGCCGTGGCGGATCCCGCAGATCAGGCGCGAGTTGAACGCGGAGAAAGCCGCCCGCCGGGAGGCGGCGGCGGAACGGAAGGCGGAGCGGAAGGCCCTCTCGAAAGCGAAGCGCGCGACGACCGCCGAATTGCGGAAGGAACGGCTCGCCCGGCGGCAGGAAGCGCGGGCGGCGAAGAAGCAGGCTAAATCGAGTAGTCCGCAGGCGGAGCCGACAACATCTGACGCGCCAGATCCCGGGCGGTCTGAAGAGGCGTGACGTCCCGGACGAACCTGGCCCCCGCCAATCCGCCGTCCAGGAAAATGAGCAGCTGGTTGGCCTGCGTGGCCGAGGGGTAGCCGTTCTTCGCGGTGAGCAGATCGGTCATGGTCCGGTGCATCCAGTGCCTGTGGGCCTGGCACGCGGCGACGATCCCGTGCTCCGACTCGGTCTCCGGGCGCGGGTACTCGTTGGCGGCGTTCTGGAAGTGGGAACCCCGGAAATCCTTGCCCGGCTCCTCGGCGATGGCAATGTCGAAAAACGCCAGGATCTTGTCCTCCGCGTCAGCCATATCCTTCGTGCGCTCCTCCCACTCGGCGCGGTACTGCTGGTCCAGGTTCTCCAGGTACGCCATGACGAGGGCATCCTTGGAACCGAAGAGGGAGTAGAGGGACGCCTTGGCCACATCCGCCTCACGGAGGATACGGTCGATGCCGATGACGCGTATTCCCTCGGTGGTGAACAGGTTGGTGGCTGAATCCAGCAGACGCTGCCGGGGGCTCGGCCGATTACGACGACGGGTGCTCGTCGTCTTTTTCCTCGCGGTGCCTGCGGCCACTGATGTACCCGATCCTTCCTGAGGTTTCCTCTCGCGCGGGAGAATATCTCTCCCAAACAATGTCTCCTACACAATATAGACAAACCGGTACGTCTTTTGACAGCCCGCCGGAACTGGCACAGGATCCGGGCATGAAAAAACCCGCCCTCCCGGTCGGGGAGCGGCGGGCCGTAAAGCGGCTGATTAGCCGCGGCGGCTGGTTACCGCGTTGACGATGGTGAGCAGGATGACAGCACCAAGCAGACAGGTCAGGAAGCTGAAGATGATGCCCGCCCCCTGCACATCGACGCCGAAGAGGCTGAGGAGGAATCCGCCGAGCAGGCCGCCGACGATACCGACCACGATGTTCATGAGAAGGCCCATCTGGGCGTCCCGTCCCTTGATCTTCGAGGCGATCCAGCCGGCGATGCCACCGATGATGACCCAACCCAGAATTCCGAGTCCAAGCATTGTGTTCTCCTAAGTTTGTGGTTCATTCGTGATTGCTCGCATGCAACCCATTACATATCCAGTGTTTCATGAGTTTCGGAGTCATGCGAACCCAGAAATAGACCGTTATGGGATCGTTGCAGGTGAACAAGCACTTTGAAGGAAAAAAGAGGGCCCTGAAGCGCAGCGTCCCGCGCCGACGACATCGGCGCGGGACGCTTTTCCCTCATTTTTTTCTCAGCTTTTACACGGCTTCCGGGCGGACGACCATCATCGGGCACGGAGCGGACTGCAGGAGAGCCCGGGAGGTGGAACCCAGGAGCATCCCCTTGAAGCCGCCGCGTCCGTGGGAACCGACGACCAGCAGCTGGGCGCCTTCGGAGTTCTCCACCAGCGCGCGGACCGGGCGGTCACGGGTGATCACCTTGCGGACCTCCACGTTCGGGTACTTCTCCGTCATCGGGGCGAGACGCTCGGTGAGCATGTCGATCTGCTCGCGCTCGACGACCTCCCACTGCTGCTGGGCGGCGGAGAGGCCGGCCAGGGAGGCCTGGACCTGCATGTCCATCCAGGTGTGGACCGCGACGAGCTCAGCGCCGCGGGCGTCCGCCTCGGCGAACGCGATCTCGGTGGCCTTCGCGGAGACGTCGGAACCGTCGACACCGATCACGACGGGGCCGTACTTGCTGGCCTCGTCGAGCTGGTTGTCCTCGCGGACGACAACCACCGGGCAGGAAGCGTGCGAGACCACGGCGGCGGAGACGGAGCCCATGACCATGCCGGAGAGTCCGCCGAGGCCACGGGAGCCCATGACGATCATGGTGACGTCGTGGGCCATGTCCAGCAGCATGTCGATCGGGGAACCTTCGGCGATGGTGTGGCCGATCTTGATGTCGGGGGCGACCTCGTGGGCGACCGCGCGGGCCTCGTCGATCTTCTCCATCGTCTCGGACTGCAGGTCGTCGAAGAGTTCCTGCGGGGGGACCATTCCCTCCGCGTAGAGGAACTGCGGCATCGTGTACGAGGACGCCAGTCGCAGCGGAATGCCGCGCTTGTTTGCGGTGTTGGCTGCCCAACGGACTGCGTTGCGGGAGGCCGGGGAGCCGTCAACTGCTACGACGACGATATCTTCCTGAGTCATCTCGATCGCCTTTCCTTCATGCGGATGGAATTTTGAGGTCATCATCGATTGTAGCCGTTTATGACCCGCTCCCGGGGGTTGTTACAACCAGTTCGGGAACACCCCGTCAGAGAGGATAGGCTGGTCTCATCTGCTTTCCGGAGGTGGACAGCCGTCGGATCAGGCGGGAACCACGACCGGGGTAGCCGGGTCGGAGTTCGCCGGGTAGAGGAGGGCGTACAGGTTCTCCGCGATGTTGAGCAGGAAAGCTCCGATGCCGTCGGACGAGAAAGCAATGGCCTGGTTGAGGAGTTCGTCGAAGTTCATGAGAGACACTTTAGTACAACCCCCTCGGGGGCAAAGGTCGCCGTTGCCCGTCCGGGACGGCCTGACCGCCACCCGAGCGCGCCTGCCGGAGACAGCCCCGGAGACCACCGCCGGCGAATTCGTGGGGCATCTCATCGCGACGCAGCGGCACCGCCACCCGCTTGACGACGCCGCCGCCCTCCGCGCCCGCTTCTCCGACGGTCAGGTCGTCGACCGCCGCGGCCGCCCCTTCTCCCCCGCTTCTCCGCTCAGCCCCGGCGAGGACGTCTTCTTCTACCGGATGCCGGCCCCGGAAACCCCGGTCCCCTTCGACATCGGCATCCTGTACCGCGACGACGACCTCCTGGTCGCGGACAAACCCCCGTTCCTGGCGACCATGCCGCGGGGCAGGCACATCACCGAAACCCTCACAGTCCGGCTCCGCCGCTCCCTCGACATCCCGGAGCTCGTCCCCGCCCACCGCCTCGACCGGGTCACCTCGGGCGTCCTGCTGTGCACGCTGCGCCGCGAGGTCCGCGGCGCGTACCAGACCCTCTTCGCCGAACGCGCCGTCGAAAAGACCTACGAGGCCATCGCCGCCCACGACCCGGCGCTGCGCCCGGGCACCGTCTGGCGTTCCCGCATGGAGAAGATTCCAGGGGAGATCCAGGGGAGCATCGTGTCCGGCGAGCCCAACGCGTTCACCCTCCTCGCCGACATCCTCCCCCTCTCCCCCGCCGAGCACTCCGCCCTCGAGGCAGTCCACGGGCCTCTCCCGCCCCAGGCCCGCTACATCCTGCAGCCGGAGACCGGCCGCACCCATCAGCTCCGGCTGCACATGTGGGCCGCGGGGGTGCCGATTCTCGGCGACAACATCTATCCCCGCATCCACACCGAGGAAGAGGAGGACATGACGCGCCCCCTGCACCTCGTGTCCACGGGGCTGGCGTTCACGGACCCGCTCTCCGGCGAGCGGCGGGAATTCACCGTTCCCCGGCGTCTGTTCCACGGGGGCCTCTGACTCCGGGATCCACCCCGAAGGCTATTCCCACCCGGCGCTGCAGGGCATCCCACTGCTGCGCCGGTTTCAGCGACGCGGACAGGGTGTGCAGCTCCACGTCGTCGCCGACCACCCGCTGCACCATCGACCCCGGCATGAGGTTCATCAGCAGCAGCGCCATCCCGCGCGCGTGCCCCGGAGGCAGACGCAGGGGCGCGGTCACCACCACCGGATCGACATCCGGGGTCGACCGCACCGCACGCAGGGACACGTCCATGCCCCCGTGCACTGCCTTGCGGAGGAACCACCCGGCCAGGGCCGCCACCCCCAGCGCCCGGCGCGGCCACTGACGCACCCGCAGGTCACCCGGCGGGATGAGCGCGATGCTCAAAGCCGTGGCGGCGAGGACGCTGACCAGGCCGTACAGGATGTAGTCCCGCTCCCAGGAGCCCAGCGCCGCCCACACCAGCGAGAAGGCCGCCGCCCGTCCGGCCACCGCCACCGCGAATCTCATTGCGCCCCACCGCCGTTGATCAGAAGCGGCAGCAGCAGCACCACCAGCAACGTGAGGACGGCGATTCCGGTCAGCGTCCACACGCGTGCGCGGGTCTCCACCGCCTCCACGCCCTGCCGGGTCAGAGCCGCGGCGGCGGCCCAACCCCGGTCCCAGCCGTCCGCGACACGGCCCGTACGGTCGTGCACCAGCTTCAACCCCGCGCCGCCGTGTTTCCGCGCCGCCCCGACCGCGGACTCCGCGAGCACGACGGCATCACCCGGGGGGATCACCGAGCCGTCGGATGCTGGCCATGCGGCGGGCAGGCGTCCACGGGAGGCGAGCAACCACACCGGCACGCCGGCGGCCAGCGCCAGGAGTATCGGCCAGGCCATGTCCCACAGCGTCGCCGATGTCCACTGCGGAGCGCTCAGTCCCAGCCAGCTGGCACCGATCCACCAGGGCACCGTCAGTCCCAGGACGCAGAGCACCAGCCATGCGCCGAACTGGGCATCCGCCCGCCCCGCCGAACGTTCCCCGTGCCACATCACCCAGGCCAGCCGCAGGAGCAGCAGGGTGGAGCCGGTGGCCACCAGCGGCAGCAGGTCCGCCAGGCCGGCAACACCCAGGTAGACGTCCTCGACCGCGTATTTCGCGTCGTATTTGGCGAACGCCCCCGAGGTCCACGGCGCACCCGCCAGCGCCAGCCCCGCCCACGTCATACCGAGCAGCGTAACTGCGCTCAGCGCGCCGCGGCCGTGCTTCTTCACCACCGGAACGCCGATGAACAGTGCGCCCTTGACCAGCCCGTGGTGCACCGCGTACAGGGCCACAGCCGAGGTGGTGGCGGGGTGGATCCCCGGCGCGAGGACGCCGGCGGCGAGCACCGCGGTGATGAAACCGAGCTGGGAGATCGTCGAATACGCGAGGATGACCTTGGGGTCGTTCTGCAGCAGGCCGGCCGCCACCGGGAGGAACGCGCCGGCCAGGGCGAGGACGAGCAGAATCCAGGCGTACGCGGAGACGCTGTCTGCCGGCGGCAGGAAGCGCAGCCAACCGACGACGCCGACTTTGACCATCACCCCCGAGAGCACCGCCGAGGCCGCTGGCGGCGCGGCCGGGTGGGCGAGCGGGAGCCACAGGTGCAGGGGCACCAGGCCGGCTTTGACGCCGAAGCCGAAGATGAGCAGCCCGACGATGAGGCCGGGCTGATCGGCTGCGGCGACGGCTGAGTGGGCGTCGGCAAGCAGGGCGCCACCCGCGCCGACGACGAGCAGGAGCGCACCGAGCAGCGCGGTCTCGCTCAGCACCGTCATGGCGAGGTAGACCGCCGTCGCACGGTGCGCATGCGGCGTGCGGTGGTGGATGACCAGGCCGGCCGCGGAGAAGCTCATCACCGCGAACGCCAGATAGAAGACCACTGCATCGGCGGCAAGGTAGGCGCCGGCTGTCCCCACGTAGCTGGCCAGCAGAAACGCCGTCAACGCAGGGGCCCGCCGCCGCGTCCACGCCACGGCGATGAGGGCAGCGCCGTAGAGCACCGCGGCGACGAACAGGAGGGGCCGGGCGATGTCGTCCATCTGGAGGGACGTCCCCATCAGCAACCACGGGAGATCCAGCGCAGCGGTCGGCGTGCTCACCGTCAACACGATCGCCGGGGCGACGGCGAGGGGTGCCGCGGCGCAGGCCCCGGTGCGTATCGACGCCCGCGGGACGGCCAGCGCCGCGATCACGAGGATCGGCAGAAGGAGCGTCAGGGAGATCATGGTGAGAACACCGCCCCCGCGATCTGCTCGGCGATGCCCAACGGGAGGAAGGAGGTGGAGGCGGCCACGCCGAAGATGATCACCATCGCGGTCGTGCTCAGCGTCGGCACCAGCAGCGCCCGCGGCTCAGCCGCCCGCTGATCGAGCTCGGGTTCCCGGAACCACAGGCTGTAGATCACCGGCAGGAAATAGAGTGCGTTGAGCAACGAGGAAACCAGGAGCACCGCCACCACCCACGGGTGGGAGGAGTCCAGCGCACCCAGGCCGAGCTGCCACTTGGAGATGAACCCCGCCGTCGGCGGGAGCCCGATCATGCCGAATGCCGCCACGGTGAAGGCGATCGAGGTGCCCGGCATCCGCCGCCCCAGGCCGTTCAGCTGATCTACCCGCTTGGCCCCCAGGGATTCCGCGAACAGGCCCGCGCAGAAGAACAGGGTGATCTTCATGATGCCCTGGTGCACCAGATGGACGATTCCTCCGGTCGCCCCGGACATCGTGGCCAGAGCTATGCCGAGGGTGACGTAGCTGACCTGGGAGACGGTGGAGTAGGCGAGCCGCTTCTTCAGGTCCTTCTGCCGCAAGGCCTGGTAGGAGCCGTAGAGGATGGTGAAACTGGCGAGGACCAGCAGCGGGGTGAGAACCCCGAGTTCCGCCGCGACGTCGACACCATAGACGTCGTCAATGACCCGGATGATCCCGAAGACACCCGCCTTGACCACCGCCACCGCATGCAGGAGCGCCGAGACCGGCGCCGGCGCCACCATCGCGGCGGGCAGCCAGCCGTGGAGCGGGAAGAGCGCCGCTTTCACCCCGAGACCGCCGATGAGCACCGCGAAAATTGCCGCGGCGATGCCCGGCGAATGCGCCGCCAGCTCCGTCACGCCGGCCGCGCCGCCCGGGGCAAAGTCCACGGGGCCCGCGTAAATGGTCAGCCAGACCACCCCGAAGAGCAGCGCCAGGCCGCCCGACAGGGTGTAGCGCAGGTACAGCCTCGCCGCGCGGAGCGACTCCGGGTTTCCCCAGTGCGCCAGCAACGGGTACGTGACGATGGTGAGCATCTCGTAGAAGATGAGGAAGGTGATGAGGTTGCCGGAGAATGAGATTCCCACCGTCGCGGTGACGCACAGGCTGAAGAACCCGAAGAAGCGGCTGCGGTGCTTCTTCCCCTTCAGGTAGCCGATGG
Protein-coding sequences here:
- a CDS encoding pseudouridine synthase, yielding MRDTLVQPPRGQRSPLPVRDGLTATRARLPETAPETTAGEFVGHLIATQRHRHPLDDAAALRARFSDGQVVDRRGRPFSPASPLSPGEDVFFYRMPAPETPVPFDIGILYRDDDLLVADKPPFLATMPRGRHITETLTVRLRRSLDIPELVPAHRLDRVTSGVLLCTLRREVRGAYQTLFAERAVEKTYEAIAAHDPALRPGTVWRSRMEKIPGEIQGSIVSGEPNAFTLLADILPLSPAEHSALEAVHGPLPPQARYILQPETGRTHQLRLHMWAAGVPILGDNIYPRIHTEEEEDMTRPLHLVSTGLAFTDPLSGERREFTVPRRLFHGGL
- a CDS encoding Na+/H+ antiporter subunit E, coding for MRFAVAVAGRAAAFSLVWAALGSWERDYILYGLVSVLAATALSIALIPPGDLRVRQWPRRALGVAALAGWFLRKAVHGGMDVSLRAVRSTPDVDPVVVTAPLRLPPGHARGMALLLMNLMPGSMVQRVVGDDVELHTLSASLKPAQQWDALQRRVGIAFGVDPGVRGPRGTDAGER
- a CDS encoding proton-conducting transporter membrane subunit, coding for MISLTLLLPILVIAALAVPRASIRTGACAAAPLAVAPAIVLTVSTPTAALDLPWLLMGTSLQMDDIARPLLFVAAVLYGAALIAVAWTRRRAPALTAFLLASYVGTAGAYLAADAVVFYLAFAVMSFSAAGLVIHHRTPHAHRATAVYLAMTVLSETALLGALLLVVGAGGALLADAHSAVAAADQPGLIVGLLIFGFGVKAGLVPLHLWLPLAHPAAPPAASAVLSGVMVKVGVVGWLRFLPPADSVSAYAWILLVLALAGAFLPVAAGLLQNDPKVILAYSTISQLGFITAVLAAGVLAPGIHPATTSAVALYAVHHGLVKGALFIGVPVVKKHGRGALSAVTLLGMTWAGLALAGAPWTSGAFAKYDAKYAVEDVYLGVAGLADLLPLVATGSTLLLLRLAWVMWHGERSAGRADAQFGAWLVLCVLGLTVPWWIGASWLGLSAPQWTSATLWDMAWPILLALAAGVPVWLLASRGRLPAAWPASDGSVIPPGDAVVLAESAVGAARKHGGAGLKLVHDRTGRVADGWDRGWAAAAALTRQGVEAVETRARVWTLTGIAVLTLLVVLLLPLLINGGGAQ
- a CDS encoding complex I subunit 5 family protein, translating into MVSQIPEGLLTYIPVVMLALSLLAAMLIFPLPEERTRLRATVNISAALLKVSLVILLIPVVVDADVRPEFSMSFLPGIDLVLRVDQLSVFFAALSSILWLLTTIYAIGYLKGKKHRSRFFGFFSLCVTATVGISFSGNLITFLIFYEMLTIVTYPLLAHWGNPESLRAARLYLRYTLSGGLALLFGVVWLTIYAGPVDFAPGGAAGVTELAAHSPGIAAAIFAVLIGGLGVKAALFPLHGWLPAAMVAPAPVSALLHAVAVVKAGVFGIIRVIDDVYGVDVAAELGVLTPLLVLASFTILYGSYQALRQKDLKKRLAYSTVSQVSYVTLGIALATMSGATGGIVHLVHQGIMKITLFFCAGLFAESLGAKRVDQLNGLGRRMPGTSIAFTVAAFGMIGLPPTAGFISKWQLGLGALDSSHPWVVAVLLVSSLLNALYFLPVIYSLWFREPELDQRAAEPRALLVPTLSTTAMVIIFGVAASTSFLPLGIAEQIAGAVFSP